One segment of Marvinbryantia formatexigens DSM 14469 DNA contains the following:
- a CDS encoding VOC family protein: MKLKNILIVVKDIEKSKQFYHDLFGLDVILDSDGNVILTEGFVLQEEKIWKACLGKEVILQSNSCELYFEEPDIEAFAGKLKQLYPSVQYVTPLTTYTSGKKVIRFYDLDGNLIEVGTPAP, encoded by the coding sequence ATGAAGTTAAAGAATATTTTGATTGTTGTGAAAGATATCGAAAAATCTAAGCAGTTTTATCATGACCTGTTTGGTCTGGATGTGATCCTCGACAGCGACGGAAACGTAATTCTGACGGAAGGTTTTGTACTGCAGGAGGAAAAAATCTGGAAAGCGTGTCTTGGGAAAGAGGTTATTTTGCAAAGTAATTCCTGTGAGCTGTATTTTGAGGAGCCGGATATCGAAGCATTTGCCGGAAAACTGAAACAGCTTTACCCCTCCGTTCAGTACGTCACCCCTCTTACGACGTATACCTCCGGGAAAAAGGTCATCCGCTTTTACGATTTAGACGGCAATCTGATTGAGGTGGGAACGCCTGCTCCGTAA
- a CDS encoding aldo/keto reductase, with amino-acid sequence MEFITLNTGAKMPQEGFGVFQIPDAAQCEQVVYDAIKTGYRLLDTATAYANEEAVGKGVARAIADGLTTREELFITTKVWVNDMGSEEAAYEAVKASLGRLAMNYADLILLHQPMKDYFAAYRGITKAYREGLAKAIGVANFYPAILANLCETVEVIPAVNQVELHPFFVQESALENMKAYGVIPQAWGPLAEGKHGIFTDPDLVEIGAKYGKSAAQVALRWNVQRGVSIIPKSVHVERMQQNIDIWDFTLTEEEMAKIAAKDLGHSEIVNHDDPAFVKFVLNLH; translated from the coding sequence ATGGAGTTTATTACACTGAATACAGGCGCAAAGATGCCGCAGGAGGGCTTCGGGGTATTTCAGATCCCGGACGCCGCGCAGTGCGAGCAGGTTGTTTACGATGCGATCAAAACGGGCTACCGGCTGCTGGATACGGCGACCGCATATGCCAATGAGGAGGCTGTCGGAAAGGGCGTTGCGCGGGCAATCGCGGACGGTCTGACGACAAGGGAAGAGCTGTTTATCACCACGAAGGTATGGGTGAATGATATGGGCAGCGAGGAAGCCGCATACGAGGCGGTGAAGGCGTCGCTTGGAAGACTTGCGATGAATTACGCGGACCTGATTTTGCTGCACCAGCCGATGAAGGATTATTTTGCGGCATACCGCGGCATCACAAAGGCTTACCGGGAAGGGCTTGCAAAAGCAATCGGAGTGGCAAACTTTTATCCGGCAATCCTTGCGAATCTCTGCGAGACGGTGGAGGTCATTCCGGCAGTCAACCAGGTGGAGCTGCACCCGTTCTTTGTGCAGGAGAGCGCGCTGGAAAACATGAAAGCGTACGGTGTCATCCCGCAGGCATGGGGACCTCTGGCGGAAGGAAAACATGGCATCTTTACCGACCCGGATCTTGTGGAAATCGGCGCAAAATATGGAAAATCGGCGGCGCAGGTAGCGCTCAGATGGAATGTGCAGCGCGGCGTGTCCATTATCCCGAAATCGGTGCATGTAGAAAGAATGCAGCAGAATATCGATATCTGGGATTTCACGCTCACAGAAGAGGAAATGGCGAAAATCGCAGCCAAAGACCTTGGACACAGCGAAATTGTAAACCATGACGACCCGGCGTTCGTGAAATTTGTATTGAATCTGCACTGA
- a CDS encoding DUF368 domain-containing protein, whose protein sequence is MIREGINGFCMALADSVPGVSGGTVAFILGFYDSFIGSIHDLAFGRRTEKMRAVRYLAKLGTGWAVGMVLAVVALSALFESHIYGVSSLFIGFIAGAIPLIVIEEKESMREAGKGIPFCLLGIALVAGITWANGRIGGGAMDLSQFSAGMAVKLFFIGMIAISAMFLPGISGSTLLLIFGAYIPVITAVRGVLSLDFSYIPCLIFFGCGVLTGALTVVKAIKICLERFRPQTIYMILGMMIGSFYAIVMGPTTLEAPQAALSLSNFQPVAAVAGVLLVLGMQKLKARR, encoded by the coding sequence ATGATAAGAGAGGGAATAAATGGATTTTGTATGGCGCTGGCGGACAGTGTGCCGGGCGTATCGGGAGGAACGGTTGCGTTTATCCTGGGATTTTACGATAGCTTTATCGGTTCCATCCACGACCTGGCATTCGGCAGGCGGACAGAGAAAATGCGCGCCGTCCGCTATCTGGCAAAGCTGGGCACTGGCTGGGCAGTCGGAATGGTGCTGGCGGTGGTTGCCCTGTCGGCTTTGTTTGAGAGCCACATTTATGGAGTAAGCTCTTTATTTATCGGGTTTATCGCCGGGGCGATTCCGCTGATCGTAATAGAGGAGAAGGAGAGTATGCGGGAAGCCGGAAAGGGAATCCCGTTCTGTCTGCTCGGAATTGCGCTGGTCGCGGGCATTACCTGGGCGAATGGCAGAATTGGCGGCGGGGCGATGGACCTTAGTCAGTTTTCCGCGGGGATGGCGGTGAAGCTGTTCTTTATCGGAATGATTGCGATTTCCGCGATGTTTCTTCCGGGAATCTCCGGCTCCACGCTGCTGCTTATCTTCGGAGCGTACATTCCGGTGATTACGGCGGTGAGAGGCGTTCTTTCCCTGGATTTTTCTTACATTCCGTGTCTTATCTTTTTCGGATGCGGCGTGCTGACCGGTGCGCTGACTGTGGTAAAGGCAATTAAAATCTGCCTGGAGCGGTTCCGTCCGCAGACCATATACATGATTCTGGGAATGATGATTGGTTCCTTTTATGCCATCGTTATGGGACCGACCACGCTGGAGGCGCCGCAGGCGGCTTTAAGCCTTTCAAATTTTCAGCCCGTCGCTGCGGTTGCAGGGGTATTGCTGGTACTGGGGATGCAGAAGCTTAAAGCAAGAAGGTGA
- a CDS encoding methyltransferase family protein — MKAKKTHLPVYGVGPLYGVVIIGLTVLWIVSSAHNRIPVIRYKGASVIMLIAGICLIICGIYLWYAAVIRGKIDDGILNNHLVTDGIYAKVRNPIYSAFLFACTGALLIYGNILLLFLPFFYWGF; from the coding sequence ATGAAAGCAAAGAAAACACATCTGCCGGTGTATGGGGTTGGTCCCTTATACGGCGTGGTTATTATCGGACTGACTGTCCTGTGGATTGTTTCAAGCGCGCACAACCGGATTCCTGTTATCCGGTATAAGGGAGCTTCTGTGATTATGCTGATTGCGGGAATCTGTCTGATTATCTGCGGAATCTATCTGTGGTATGCGGCGGTAATCCGGGGTAAAATTGATGACGGTATCCTGAATAACCATCTTGTGACGGACGGCATTTATGCAAAGGTGCGCAATCCAATCTATTCGGCATTTTTGTTTGCCTGCACGGGAGCTCTGCTGATTTACGGAAATATTCTGCTGCTGTTTCTGCCTTTCTTTTATTGGGGTTTCTGA
- a CDS encoding MATE family efflux transporter, whose protein sequence is MTKNMTEGKPLGLIIGFAVPMFLGMLFQQFYSMVDTIIVGQFLGVNPLAGVGATGSLNFLVIGFVTGVCNGFAVPVAQMFGAKKESELRRYVANAVWVTVFLAVVLTAVVVGFCRPLLTLLQTPEDIFEYAYVYIVIIFWGIPCTFLYNILAAVIRSLGDSRTPVVFLALSSLINIVLDIVFIVVFHMNVEGPALATVISQGVSGLICLWYIRRKFPILRMSREEWQPKRNYIWKLCYIGIPMGLQYSVTAIGTLVIQVAINGFGALAVAGVTAAQKINNFLCCPIEALGATMAAYCGQNMGANRIDRIKKGVKDALLCGFAVSIVLLGVVLLCGRQLSLIFLDEPNEQVLDYSYQFLVASAAGYCLLTIVNVVRFTIQGMGFSVFAITSGALEMLARGIAGTVVVAAVGFMGISLANVMAWVFADCFLLPAFAYCIRVTQKKLGGSEPGGRKVWKKRKLQTLLTERGA, encoded by the coding sequence ATGACAAAGAATATGACGGAGGGAAAGCCCCTTGGGCTGATTATCGGATTTGCGGTGCCGATGTTTCTGGGGATGCTGTTTCAGCAGTTTTACAGCATGGTGGATACGATTATCGTCGGGCAGTTTCTTGGCGTAAATCCGCTGGCAGGGGTCGGCGCGACAGGCTCTCTGAATTTTCTTGTAATCGGATTTGTGACGGGGGTCTGTAACGGATTTGCGGTGCCGGTGGCGCAGATGTTCGGCGCGAAAAAGGAGAGCGAGCTGCGCCGGTATGTGGCAAATGCCGTGTGGGTGACGGTATTTCTTGCGGTTGTGCTGACGGCGGTTGTCGTGGGCTTCTGTCGTCCGCTGCTTACGCTGCTGCAGACGCCGGAGGATATTTTTGAGTATGCGTATGTCTATATTGTGATTATTTTCTGGGGAATCCCGTGCACGTTTCTGTACAATATACTGGCGGCGGTTATCCGCTCGCTGGGGGACAGCAGGACACCGGTCGTATTTCTGGCGCTTTCCTCGCTGATTAATATTGTGCTCGATATCGTGTTTATTGTGGTATTTCACATGAACGTTGAGGGACCGGCGCTGGCGACCGTGATTTCGCAGGGCGTCTCCGGGCTTATCTGCCTGTGGTATATCCGGCGGAAATTCCCTATCCTGCGGATGAGCCGCGAGGAATGGCAGCCAAAACGCAATTATATCTGGAAGCTCTGCTATATCGGAATCCCGATGGGGCTGCAGTATTCGGTGACGGCAATCGGCACGCTTGTCATCCAGGTCGCCATCAACGGCTTCGGTGCGCTTGCGGTGGCGGGCGTGACCGCCGCACAGAAGATTAACAACTTCCTGTGCTGCCCGATTGAGGCGCTCGGCGCGACGATGGCGGCTTACTGCGGGCAGAATATGGGAGCAAACCGGATCGACCGTATCAAAAAGGGCGTGAAGGATGCGCTGCTCTGCGGCTTTGCTGTATCCATCGTGCTGCTTGGCGTGGTGCTGCTGTGCGGCCGCCAGCTTTCACTGATATTCCTGGATGAACCGAATGAGCAGGTGTTGGATTATTCGTATCAGTTTCTGGTTGCTTCGGCGGCAGGTTACTGCCTGCTGACTATTGTGAATGTCGTAAGATTTACCATCCAGGGAATGGGCTTTTCGGTGTTCGCCATCACCTCCGGCGCACTGGAAATGCTCGCGCGCGGAATCGCCGGCACGGTGGTAGTCGCCGCGGTGGGCTTTATGGGAATCAGCCTGGCAAATGTGATGGCGTGGGTGTTTGCGGACTGCTTCCTGCTCCCGGCATTTGCGTACTGTATCCGCGTTACGCAGAAAAAGCTGGGCGGGTCTGAACCCGGAGGACGGAAGGTGTGGAAAAAACGAAAATTGCAGACGCTATTGACAGAACGCGGTGCGTGA
- a CDS encoding response regulator transcription factor — MAEKRRVLIVEDDEDISMVEEAYLEAAGFDTAICRDGGEVAGLLGKESFDLILLDLMLPGKSGYDICREIREQVDIPILMVTARTETVDKIRGLGLGADDYIAKPFDPAELVARVTANLRQYDRMMRKIPEEKTEEPEEICVADLRILVNSWKVYKGEREIKFPNREFELLKFLAMNPNIVFSREQLFEKIWGYDYVGDSVTVMVHINRIREKIEDDSKNPKILETVWGAGYRFNKD, encoded by the coding sequence ATGGCGGAGAAAAGACGGGTGCTGATTGTGGAGGACGACGAGGATATCAGTATGGTGGAGGAGGCTTATCTGGAAGCGGCGGGCTTTGATACGGCAATCTGCCGGGATGGCGGGGAGGTCGCCGGGCTGCTTGGGAAGGAAAGCTTCGATTTGATTTTGCTGGATTTGATGCTTCCGGGGAAAAGCGGCTATGATATCTGCCGGGAAATACGGGAGCAGGTGGATATTCCCATTCTCATGGTGACGGCGCGGACGGAGACCGTGGATAAAATCAGAGGGCTGGGGCTCGGCGCAGATGATTATATCGCGAAGCCGTTTGACCCGGCGGAGCTGGTGGCGCGCGTGACGGCAAATTTAAGGCAGTATGACAGGATGATGCGGAAAATTCCGGAGGAAAAAACGGAAGAGCCGGAGGAAATCTGTGTCGCTGATTTGCGGATTCTCGTTAATAGCTGGAAGGTTTATAAGGGAGAGCGGGAAATCAAATTTCCGAACCGGGAGTTTGAGCTGCTGAAATTTCTCGCCATGAACCCCAACATCGTGTTTTCCAGGGAGCAGCTTTTTGAAAAGATATGGGGGTACGATTACGTGGGCGACAGCGTCACAGTCATGGTGCATATTAACCGCATCCGGGAAAAAATCGAGGACGACAGCAAAAATCCGAAGATTCTGGAAACGGTGTGGGGTGCCGGATACCGGTTTAATAAAGATTGA
- a CDS encoding sensor histidine kinase: MGKRTVKRRIFVSNALMVFVTLALFLLISVFVLKIYSESIETELKASVEAGIDADGWDDWIEEWTIHRDEFLLLFLAEGMLGIAVLVVVSQFFTRNLVRHIMEPLDALSAGAERIRNHDLTQDISYEGEREFEDVCANFNEMRASLLEAQEKNRKYEKARTDMIAGISHDLRTPLTAIRGTIKGLLDGVAATPERQKKFLETAYRRTGEMNVLLNRLFYISKLETGNMPLHMQTIEIADFIRNYVRGKRETLENEPVELTADIRAAGAVSADAEELWRIFDNLLENSRKYGGAVPLKVKIVLDKTQEGFRICFSDNGAGVPEEKLPFIFDEFYRGDESRNHRDGNGLGLYIVRYLMEAMGGSVRAENADGLAVYLELKEIARPGGQQSRIDSNESGADGRK, encoded by the coding sequence ATGGGAAAGCGGACAGTAAAGAGAAGGATTTTTGTATCAAACGCGCTGATGGTTTTTGTGACGCTTGCGTTGTTTCTGCTGATAAGCGTATTTGTCCTCAAAATATATTCGGAATCCATTGAGACGGAGCTGAAGGCATCGGTGGAAGCCGGGATAGACGCGGACGGCTGGGACGACTGGATTGAGGAATGGACCATACACCGGGACGAATTTCTGCTTCTTTTTCTGGCGGAGGGGATGCTTGGCATTGCGGTGCTGGTGGTTGTGAGCCAGTTCTTTACGCGCAATCTGGTGCGTCACATCATGGAGCCGCTGGACGCGCTGTCAGCGGGAGCGGAAAGAATCCGGAACCACGATCTGACACAGGATATTTCCTACGAGGGGGAGCGGGAGTTTGAGGACGTCTGCGCCAACTTCAATGAAATGCGGGCGTCTCTTCTGGAGGCGCAGGAAAAAAACAGGAAGTACGAAAAAGCAAGAACTGATATGATTGCCGGCATTTCCCACGACCTGCGCACGCCCCTCACCGCCATCCGCGGGACCATTAAGGGACTGCTGGACGGCGTGGCGGCAACACCGGAGCGGCAGAAGAAGTTTCTGGAAACCGCATACCGCAGGACAGGGGAAATGAACGTGCTGCTGAACCGGCTGTTTTACATTTCAAAGCTGGAAACCGGAAACATGCCGCTGCATATGCAGACTATTGAGATTGCTGATTTTATCCGCAATTATGTGAGAGGAAAGCGGGAGACGCTGGAGAATGAGCCGGTGGAGCTGACTGCCGATATCAGAGCGGCGGGCGCGGTATCCGCCGATGCGGAGGAGCTCTGGCGCATTTTTGATAATCTTCTGGAAAACAGCAGAAAATACGGAGGCGCAGTACCGCTGAAGGTAAAAATTGTGCTGGATAAAACGCAGGAGGGATTTCGCATCTGCTTTTCCGATAACGGAGCGGGTGTGCCCGAAGAAAAGCTGCCCTTTATTTTTGATGAATTTTATCGCGGGGACGAATCCAGAAACCACAGGGATGGAAACGGGCTGGGGCTTTATATTGTCCGCTATCTGATGGAGGCGATGGGCGGAAGCGTCCGGGCGGAAAATGCGGACGGGCTTGCCGTTTATCTGGAGCTAAAGGAGATTGCGCGCCCCGGCGGGCAGCAGTCCCGGATAGATTCCAATGAAAGCGGGGCGGACGGCAGGAAATGA
- a CDS encoding phosphodiester glycosidase family protein: MKKRILWLALDTIAAALILLAVWIVDYKLPQKGIRAAAFEETLEAADARESSSADANVGGSTAANAGAGGAGTDNGAEAGANAGAGNGVEAGADVGIDGATEEQWEQQGMLQSTNVVRDTQDWHQKFADKFTDTVVATDTSYTSPDLSIQLTYNQYDTGKLDKSGSGKHEKYGTQISYVLADIYVGDITCLRTAFAQDTYGVGYSEKLSGMSDRMKAVLAVNGDSYSNNRHRNNGTIIRNGVIYRSQATDAETCVLNWDGTMDIYTPDQMDIQKLIERGAYQSWVFGPSLLDENGKAKDSFLTWDYIRQSHPRTAIGYYEPGHYCLLLVDGRQKASRGMFLDEMAQLFEELGCKAAYNLDGGHCSFMNFQGQTANHPYKPEHTVSDGIFIVAGNDPGGQA; encoded by the coding sequence ATGAAAAAGAGAATTTTGTGGCTGGCGCTGGATACGATTGCGGCGGCGCTGATACTTCTCGCGGTGTGGATTGTAGATTATAAGCTTCCGCAGAAAGGAATCCGGGCAGCCGCTTTTGAGGAAACTCTGGAGGCGGCGGATGCCAGGGAGAGCAGCAGCGCGGACGCGAATGTGGGCGGAAGCACAGCCGCGAATGCGGGCGCAGGAGGAGCCGGTACGGATAATGGTGCAGAAGCTGGTGCGAATGCAGGCGCAGGAAATGGCGTGGAAGCCGGTGCGGATGTGGGAATCGACGGGGCAACGGAAGAACAGTGGGAGCAGCAGGGGATGCTGCAGAGCACAAATGTGGTACGGGATACGCAGGACTGGCATCAGAAATTTGCAGATAAATTTACGGATACAGTGGTTGCCACGGACACGTCCTATACCAGCCCGGATTTGTCCATTCAGCTGACTTATAATCAGTATGATACCGGAAAGCTGGATAAGTCAGGCTCCGGAAAGCATGAAAAATACGGAACACAGATATCATATGTGCTGGCGGATATTTACGTGGGAGATATCACCTGCCTGCGCACTGCTTTTGCGCAGGATACCTATGGGGTGGGATATTCGGAAAAGCTGTCGGGGATGTCGGACAGAATGAAGGCGGTGCTTGCCGTGAACGGCGATTCCTACAGCAACAACCGTCACCGGAATAACGGAACCATCATCCGCAACGGCGTCATCTACCGGAGCCAGGCGACAGACGCGGAAACCTGCGTGCTGAACTGGGACGGAACAATGGACATTTATACTCCGGACCAGATGGATATACAGAAACTGATAGAGCGTGGAGCATATCAGAGCTGGGTATTCGGACCGTCCCTGCTGGATGAAAACGGAAAAGCAAAGGACAGCTTTCTTACCTGGGACTATATCCGGCAGTCGCATCCGCGGACAGCAATCGGCTATTATGAGCCGGGACATTACTGCCTGCTGCTGGTGGATGGCAGGCAGAAGGCTTCCAGAGGCATGTTCCTGGATGAAATGGCGCAGCTGTTTGAAGAACTTGGATGCAAAGCGGCTTACAATCTGGACGGCGGTCACTGCTCCTTCATGAATTTCCAGGGGCAGACGGCAAACCATCCTTATAAGCCGGAGCATACGGTCTCCGATGGAATTTTTATTGTCGCGGGCAACGATCCAGGCGGACAGGCTTAA
- a CDS encoding DUF362 domain-containing protein, whose product MQAGAEQTEAAQADSSVVFFTSDISPEGLREVYDALAWTPEGSVAVKLSTGEPPASNYLEPELIRELVQSVDGTIVENNTAYGGSRAETAMHMQVAEDHGFTDIADVDILDADGSLEIPVEGGSRLTSNLVGSHFSDYDSYLVLSHFKGHAMAGFGGAIKNISIGMASQEGKCLIHTSGKSHTSPWGGDQTGFTESMAEAAKSVSDYLGDGERIVYINVLNNISIDCDCDGNPAEPDIHDIGIVASHDPVAADQACIDLAFAAEGSKSLQNRVASRDGLHTLEHAEEIGLGNRAYQLVNLD is encoded by the coding sequence GTGCAGGCAGGTGCAGAGCAGACGGAAGCGGCGCAGGCGGATTCATCTGTTGTATTTTTTACATCTGATATCAGCCCGGAGGGGCTGCGGGAAGTGTATGACGCTCTTGCGTGGACACCGGAGGGAAGTGTGGCGGTGAAGCTGAGTACCGGGGAGCCGCCCGCCAGCAATTATCTGGAGCCGGAGCTCATCAGGGAGCTGGTGCAGTCCGTGGATGGCACCATTGTGGAAAACAATACCGCTTACGGCGGTTCCAGAGCGGAAACAGCCATGCATATGCAGGTGGCAGAGGACCACGGATTTACAGATATCGCGGATGTGGATATTCTGGATGCGGATGGTTCGCTGGAAATTCCGGTGGAGGGAGGAAGCAGACTTACCTCCAACCTGGTAGGCTCTCATTTTTCCGATTATGATTCCTATCTGGTGCTTTCCCATTTTAAGGGTCATGCGATGGCGGGCTTTGGAGGCGCTATCAAGAATATTTCCATAGGTATGGCGTCGCAGGAAGGAAAGTGCCTGATTCATACATCCGGAAAAAGCCATACAAGTCCCTGGGGAGGAGATCAGACTGGCTTTACGGAATCTATGGCGGAGGCGGCAAAGTCCGTATCGGATTACCTTGGAGACGGCGAGCGGATCGTCTATATAAATGTGCTGAACAATATTTCCATCGACTGCGACTGTGACGGCAACCCGGCGGAACCGGATATTCACGACATCGGAATCGTAGCGTCCCATGACCCGGTCGCCGCCGACCAGGCGTGCATCGACCTTGCGTTTGCCGCGGAGGGAAGCAAATCCCTGCAGAACCGGGTGGCGTCGCGGGACGGTCTGCACACGCTGGAACATGCGGAAGAAATCGGTCTTGGAAACAGGGCTTATCAACTTGTAAATCTGGACTGA
- a CDS encoding phosphatase PAP2 family protein: protein MGNIEWMILDWIQSIRTPAGDVIIPFITKLGNMGMIWILLAVLLLLIPKTRKAGAIMLAALCVDLILCNGILKNLVGRLRPCDVNTGVQLLIARPHDFSFPSGHTASSFAAVTALYLAGERKLWKPALVLAVLIAFSRLYLYVHYPTDIFGGVVVGIISGIIGFWAVGRLEKWRKRHGGMEEKAQ, encoded by the coding sequence ATGGGTAATATTGAGTGGATGATTCTGGACTGGATACAAAGCATCCGGACGCCGGCGGGCGACGTTATCATTCCCTTCATTACGAAGCTGGGAAACATGGGAATGATATGGATTTTACTTGCAGTGCTTCTGCTGCTGATTCCGAAGACACGGAAAGCCGGAGCGATAATGCTGGCGGCATTATGTGTGGATTTGATTTTGTGCAATGGGATACTGAAGAATCTGGTCGGCAGGCTGCGCCCCTGCGATGTGAATACGGGCGTTCAGCTTCTGATTGCAAGACCGCATGATTTTTCCTTTCCGTCGGGTCACACGGCGTCTTCTTTTGCGGCGGTGACGGCGCTTTATCTGGCAGGGGAGAGGAAGCTGTGGAAACCGGCGCTTGTGCTTGCGGTTCTGATAGCGTTTTCAAGGTTGTATTTATATGTGCATTATCCAACAGACATTTTCGGAGGCGTGGTTGTCGGAATTATTTCCGGAATCATCGGCTTTTGGGCAGTCGGAAGACTGGAGAAATGGAGAAAAAGACACGGCGGCATGGAAGAAAAGGCACAATGA
- a CDS encoding bifunctional glycosyltransferase family 2/GtrA family protein yields MAVVVIPAYKPDEELMKITDRLWAYGCRMIVVDDGSGEAYRAVFDKIKDVCVILHHPENRGKGAAIKTALSYLKNGAPQEEKQSGDVIGVMDADGQHLPEDMMRLLNFAETHRKALVLGVRTVGREMPLKSRLGNQITRMVFRLVSGVAVSDTQTGLRAFGPELITKLLSVSGERYEYETNVLMACAKGRVPIEELPIDTIYRDRSNSSSHFHSIRDSVRIYRDMLKFTLSSFSGFVLDYLLFSLFLLFLPHTAFCVLLANIAARAVSAFCNYSMNCCFVFHTNRRMQTAARYFALAGVILLLNNLILGMLVQVLHVPVHPAKLLTECLLFLFSWLMQNCVIFRRERVYALPEGKEGSCAHPGGKVGMI; encoded by the coding sequence ATGGCGGTTGTGGTTATTCCGGCATATAAGCCGGATGAAGAACTGATGAAAATAACAGACAGGCTCTGGGCATATGGCTGCCGGATGATTGTAGTGGACGACGGCAGCGGGGAAGCATACAGAGCGGTGTTTGATAAGATAAAGGATGTCTGCGTGATTCTTCATCATCCGGAGAACCGGGGAAAGGGCGCTGCGATTAAGACGGCACTGTCTTACCTGAAAAATGGGGCGCCGCAGGAGGAAAAACAGAGCGGCGATGTGATTGGCGTCATGGACGCCGACGGACAGCATCTGCCGGAGGACATGATGAGACTGCTGAATTTTGCGGAAACGCACAGAAAGGCGCTGGTGCTGGGTGTGCGGACGGTCGGCAGGGAAATGCCGCTGAAATCAAGGCTGGGAAATCAGATTACCAGAATGGTTTTCCGCCTGGTCAGCGGCGTGGCAGTGTCCGATACGCAGACGGGCTTACGGGCGTTCGGCCCGGAGCTGATTACAAAATTGCTTTCGGTCTCCGGGGAGCGCTATGAGTATGAAACGAATGTGCTGATGGCGTGCGCAAAGGGAAGGGTTCCGATTGAGGAGTTGCCCATCGACACGATTTACCGGGACAGGAGCAATTCCAGCTCGCATTTTCACAGCATCCGGGATTCGGTGCGCATCTACCGGGATATGCTGAAGTTTACGCTTTCGTCGTTTTCTGGCTTTGTTCTGGATTATCTGCTGTTTTCATTGTTTTTGCTGTTTCTGCCGCACACGGCGTTCTGCGTGCTGCTGGCGAATATTGCAGCGAGGGCGGTCAGCGCTTTTTGTAATTACAGCATGAACTGCTGTTTCGTGTTTCACACAAACCGGAGAATGCAGACAGCCGCCCGGTATTTTGCGCTGGCGGGCGTTATATTGCTGCTGAATAATCTGATTCTGGGAATGCTTGTGCAGGTGCTTCATGTGCCCGTCCATCCGGCAAAGCTGCTGACGGAATGCCTGCTGTTTCTCTTTAGCTGGCTGATGCAGAACTGCGTGATATTCCGGAGAGAAAGGGTTTACGCCCTGCCGGAAGGAAAAGAAGGAAGCTGTGCCCATCCGGGCGGAAAGGTCGGGATGATATGA
- a CDS encoding AraC family transcriptional regulator, producing the protein MTSIFHSDAVNANGQELKQHGTGLFPCGCYNASPEVQVPWHWHEEYECSYVFHGAVTYHTPQGEFRLGEGDGIFLNSGTLHTVEVAPAGSLKKSDLVFHGRLIYGSRDSVLYQKYVQPLSAPDAFQTLILRRTVSWHAEILSRIKKAVRLCQNEPEGYEFTVRSLLSEIFFDLYCYRNAPAAETSAATASENARIKQMLRYLQENYTRRVTVAELAAHANICERECLRCFQKVLHLSPIQYLIRYRIARSCILLRESDLSVLEISNLCGFESPSYFTKTFRQITGGTPTQYRRAQLIP; encoded by the coding sequence ATGACATCCATTTTTCACTCTGATGCAGTAAACGCCAACGGGCAGGAGCTGAAGCAGCACGGCACCGGACTTTTCCCGTGCGGCTGCTACAATGCGTCGCCGGAGGTCCAGGTCCCGTGGCACTGGCACGAGGAATACGAATGCTCTTATGTCTTTCACGGTGCGGTTACTTATCATACCCCGCAGGGGGAATTCCGGCTGGGCGAGGGCGACGGTATTTTTCTGAATTCCGGCACGCTGCACACAGTGGAGGTTGCTCCGGCGGGCTCCTTAAAAAAAAGCGACCTGGTCTTCCACGGCCGTCTGATTTACGGCTCCCGCGACAGTGTCCTGTACCAGAAATACGTGCAGCCGCTCTCCGCTCCGGACGCGTTCCAGACGCTTATCCTGCGCAGAACTGTATCCTGGCACGCGGAGATTCTTTCGCGCATAAAAAAAGCCGTCCGGCTGTGTCAGAACGAGCCGGAGGGCTATGAATTTACGGTGCGGAGCCTGCTGTCCGAAATATTTTTTGATCTGTACTGCTATCGGAACGCTCCAGCGGCGGAAACGTCCGCGGCAACGGCTTCCGAGAACGCCCGCATCAAGCAGATGCTCCGTTATCTGCAGGAAAACTATACGCGCCGCGTCACCGTCGCCGAGCTGGCGGCGCACGCCAATATCTGCGAGCGCGAATGCCTGCGCTGCTTCCAGAAGGTGCTGCATCTCTCCCCGATTCAGTACCTTATCCGCTATCGGATTGCGCGCTCCTGCATCCTGCTGCGCGAATCCGACCTCTCGGTTCTGGAAATCAGCAATCTTTGCGGCTTCGAAAGCCCCAGCTACTTTACCAAGACCTTCCGGCAGATTACCGGCGGCACGCCGACGCAGTACCGGAGGGCGCAGCTTATCCCATAA